GCCGAGACGCGCCGAATCCTCGCGCTTGCATGGCCGGTGATGATCACCAGTCTGAACTGGAACATCATGCAGATCACCGATGTGGCACTGCTCGGCCTGATCGGGCCGGGAGAAGTCGCGGCGCTGGGCGCCAGCCGCGCGCTGACGCTGGTACTGGTGGTGCTTGCGATCGGCGCGATGAGCGGCGTGCTGGTATATGCGTCCCGCGCCGACGGCGCCGGGGATACTGCCGGTACCGGGCGAGTCTATCACCAGGCGCTGGCGCTCGGCCTCGCACTGGGGCTGGCATTCGGCGCGCTGCTCTGGCTGTTCGCGCATCCGTTGCTGCTGCTGATCGGCGTCGCGCCCGAAACCGCACCGCGCGGTGCGGCCGTCGTCCGGGCGATCGCAATCGCCTTTCCCTTTCAGCTTCCCCTGATCGCGATCAGCTTTTTCCTGGAAGGGTTGAGCCATCCGCGCCGGGTGATGGCGATCAACATGGCGATGCTCCCGCTCAACGGCCTGCTGACCTGGGCGCTTTCGGGCGGGCATCTCGGCCTGCCGATGCTGGGCGCGGTCGGTGCCGCGCTGGGCACGGCACTGTCCGCGATCGCGGGCGTGGCCGGGCTGCTGGTCGCCGCCTGGTATCTGCCCGATGCGCATGAACGCGGAATCCGGGCATGGCGGCGGATCGCGACCGGCGAGACGCTGCGCGGAGCAGTCGCCCTGTTCCGATTCGGCATTGCCCCGGCAATTGCCTCGGGGCTGGAGATTCTGGGCTTCGCGATCCTGATCGCGCTGTCGACGCAGCTTGGAACCGCGACTGCCCACGCCTTCCAGATCGTGTTTTCGGTGCACAACCTCACCTTCGCGCTCGCGCTCGGCTTCGGATCGGCCGCGGGCGTGCGAGTGGGCAATGCGATCGGCGAAGGGCGGCGCGAAACGGTGACGGTGCGCACCGGCATCGCCGCCGGGCTGACCGTGCTCGTAACCGGCGGGTTCGCGCTGTTCCTGGTCCTGTTCGGAGGCACGGTGGTCTCGCTCTTTCCGGCGATCGACCCGGTGCATCGAATCGCCGCGACCATATTGGCGCTATGGGCGCCGTTCATCCTGTTCGACGGAGTGCAGCTGGTGTTCGTCTATGCGCTGCGCTCGCTGGGGGATCAGGTGATTGCCGGGATCAACAGCACCATTGCCTTTTTCGGCATCACCGGCCTGCTCGGCCTCACGCTGGTCCATGCCGGATGGGGTCCCCCCGCGCTGGCGCAGGCATCGGGCGCGGGCATGGTCGCGTCGGCGCTGCTCAACAGCGGCCGGTTTGCCTGGATCAGTTGGCGAGCTCGCCCACGAAGCTGAGCTGCACCACGCGCGCGGTATCGGGCATGTCGACCTGCGCGCTGTTGAACGCAATCGCCGCCTGCGGTTCGAGCGTACGCTGCTCGGGCGTCACGCGCCAGCTCTTGAGCGGCCGGTCATTGCCGTCGCGCAGTTCGATGCGGATATCGGGCACACGCTGCGGCGCGCCGGTCGGATTGACGACATTGCCGGACACAGCGAACAATTCGCTGCCCGTCGGCAGGGTCCGCCGCTCGACATTCTTGTCGGTGAAGCGCAGCGGCGTTTCGGCCGGGCCCATCGCCAACCCGAGCTGCGCGGCAATCCCCGGTGCGCCCGAATAGAGAATGGCGCCGGTACCCAGAAGCATCGAAAAGCCCGCTACGAACGCCGCCGCCGTCCAGCGCTTCGCCGGATTGCGGCGCGGCTTGCGCGGGGGCTCGGCAAAGGGATCGTAACCCGGTTCAGCCGCGGCGGAGCCCGCCATGCCGGC
This genomic interval from Sphingosinithalassobacter tenebrarum contains the following:
- a CDS encoding MATE family efflux transporter, whose translation is MPHATPILAETRRILALAWPVMITSLNWNIMQITDVALLGLIGPGEVAALGASRALTLVLVVLAIGAMSGVLVYASRADGAGDTAGTGRVYHQALALGLALGLAFGALLWLFAHPLLLLIGVAPETAPRGAAVVRAIAIAFPFQLPLIAISFFLEGLSHPRRVMAINMAMLPLNGLLTWALSGGHLGLPMLGAVGAALGTALSAIAGVAGLLVAAWYLPDAHERGIRAWRRIATGETLRGAVALFRFGIAPAIASGLEILGFAILIALSTQLGTATAHAFQIVFSVHNLTFALALGFGSAAGVRVGNAIGEGRRETVTVRTGIAAGLTVLVTGGFALFLVLFGGTVVSLFPAIDPVHRIAATILALWAPFILFDGVQLVFVYALRSLGDQVIAGINSTIAFFGITGLLGLTLVHAGWGPPALAQASGAGMVASALLNSGRFAWISWRARPRS
- a CDS encoding MJ0042-type zinc finger domain-containing protein, whose translation is MILECSQCRTRYLVPDSAIGAEGRTVRCASCKHSWFQAPLVADASTRAAPRPAETETPRADPETPPRRTSRKESAGMAGSAAAEPGYDPFAEPPRKPRRNPAKRWTAAAFVAGFSMLLGTGAILYSGAPGIAAQLGLAMGPAETPLRFTDKNVERRTLPTGSELFAVSGNVVNPTGAPQRVPDIRIELRDGNDRPLKSWRVTPEQRTLEPQAAIAFNSAQVDMPDTARVVQLSFVGELAN